Below is a genomic region from Cloeon dipterum chromosome 2, ieCloDipt1.1, whole genome shotgun sequence.
aacgttggaaaatatttttttacttcaaaaaatagtttttcacgattctacagcgattggctgaaccgattttggttttcagcacgtctaaaaaaaaagcaaattaattaaaaaaagctagattgagtctgaaatcgcagtggaagtgccttaaaagcgaaagtctacggtggcgtcatctgttggcagcttcgaacgcttagggtttatgcaactggtgaattttaatattttattttttcccagaaatctaatatttaataatggttttcctgcaataaaaataaaatgttctaTAATAAATCCAAAtgacttaataaaaaaatctatttcgcAAAAATTCTTCGATTTTAAGAAAGTAATCTTGTGGTTTTCGGAGGAAAAGCGCTGAAGAGGCGCTGGAGGGCAGAATCAGCGAGTACGACGGCGAAATGCAGCGGCTGGCGAACGAAATTGAGGCCACCAGCGCCAATTACACCTTGGAGCTGCACCAGTTGGAGCAACTGCGCGTAAAGAATCGAATTCAATGTCAACTGGTATTATTTGTAACGAGCgcactatattttttattggcatTAGAGCAAGTTCGAGGCGCAGGAGATCGAGTACTCGGCCGGCATGCAGCAGAAGCGGCTCGAGCAACAGCGCGAGGTGGATCGCAGAATCTTGCAGTTCCGCTCCCGCTTCGCCGCCATGCGCATCCAGCACTGCTGGCGGCAATACCACGCCAGAAAACTCGAGCACCTCAAGAGCAAGAAGGGCAAGAAGGGACGCAAGAAGGCGCCCAAGaagtgaaaaatttgaaaaatttatattttctgcttcaaaatctgaagaattatttgataaatttattaaaaaccgcctttgaggaattttctgagcacaccaatcgattcctgagggtcgaattaggtaaaatggatattttttccggccAAAAAGTCAAGCGCGATGTGCAaacgtttttcccgccaaaacaatatgaatgcgagaactgcgcatgcgtcagagctagCTGGATCTGACGATGAAGcaattcgtacaggcggtctctctgcaagtgctcaaaccagttctcacgcatgcgcacttctcgcatcatacgttcatattggttttggcgggaaaaaagttcgcacgtcgcgctggaatttttggtctgaaaaacATCCATTAttcctaattcgaccctcaagaatcgattggcgtGCTCAGAAACCTCGTCCAAGACGGTATTAAACTGGACAAAACTgcattttagcatttttctgcaattttgcgcattttttccaaacatgtaatctcatttaaattaaaaaattattttaatggatgaccaaaaatcgGGATTTTTACTAATCTGTTcatcaaaagaattttcagaatttttgtgGCGCGAAAATGACCTTTTCGtggttaaatttgaaaaaatgcggaaaaccccAAAACTGGTGTTTTATTTCCAGCGCAAAAAACcgcagtggtgcatttttacgcattgaaaaattggcgaaccctgaaGAAGCAACGCAAAAAACGGCTAAAAAATGAGAATGTGCTTCAtgtcatattttataaaattaacctGCTTTTTCCACCATATTTGTTTCttatctaataaaaaatgtcatagTTCAGagtttattaactttttttaattgtgggGACTGCAttacgatttaattaaattttttagccccgcataatgattaaattttgaactattttttaattaattataaaaaaactgacaTTACCAGTAAATCCCTTACTTTACCGATACAAGATTGCAttcgaaattgtttaactttGGATTAGTtagaatgttttttattttattgctcagGCGTGAATCCCTAATAAGAATTACAATGAAGGCACTTGGCTCTTGTTACTTGGGATGTTACTGTCgtaagaatattatttatttgttcaatgtacaagtttaatgaaattattgttggTTCACTCAAATAAATGTGACTTCTCTCGGGCGATTACCACACTTGATTTCGTCACTATAGAGTCACTTGAGAGTTCTTTTTCCACGCGTTAACATCGGGCAAGTGTGCTGGGAGACGTCCGCAGACTTTACTTCATGAATTTGGCAGAGTGAGAGGTGAGAAACGATATTTCACTGAGcttaatttcttttcttgtCAAGTATTATTAATTCCGAAGAAAAATCCAATTCAATTCGTTAACTCATCCTATGCTATCCTGACCAAGTTGCAATTGCCATaccacaaaaattttgatctgtTTATTGGTAACTAGTAaacatggatttttttaattgaaatactattaataaaaattatctataaATTAtggcattcatttttaattaaaacaatttaactgacgcatttttttttgttctattCTCTTTTAATTCCGATAGGACGTGTACGTCATAAGTGTGACCACACTGATATTTTCTGACGAGTCCTATTCATTGCCAATAAGACTCATCAAAACAAAGATAAGAGGATTTTTGACGTTATCGCTCATAGAATAGAAGGAAAAAGTGATATTCATACTGACTGTGCTCTGGTGACACACACACCACTCTTTTATTAACGTGTTCCGCAGATTATTTTATCACTGTCCTAGACTCACATATTTTCATGAATCAGCGTTTTGTCGCAGGtccaataacaaataaatagtaaaaaatctaaaaggaaattttttaaaataaatcctgtggtttttactttttatttctagCGAATTGTAGTGAAAATTCTTTATCCGCTTTGATCTAGAAAATTGCACTGCAAAAACACGGAAAATAATTGGTGCtaaatgcttaaaataaaccctgtaaattttcgagaaaggTGACTGCAAGGATAGCTGCTTTTCTGTCtccctattttatttcccaacaaagtATTTCCCccaaaaagtgtcaaaatCAAATCCTGCCGAGTAAATAAGTGAATTTTGGAgacattttgcaaaatgtgataataaaataatgaaacaactgcgtatatttttttataattatcttttcgtctagatataatttatttttctctaataATACTGCGGAATATACATATGAatcgtaataataataattattttaaaaattctcttgaACTCAACAATTAAACAGACTTGTTACGAGCGAGAAACAATGAGACACTGGATCAAAAAGTCCAATTTTCCCATTTGACCATCGTTGCGAATTTAAGTCACtccgaaatttccaaaatcagaTTTACTTCCACAGTCCGAGAGCAACTCACCattatttcgaattttcaatCGCTTTTCTCACTGtgcaattaatcaattaattgagaaaaaaattggacttCTGGAAGCATTGCTCCGAAATGCATGCACGTTTTTGCACTGGacacaataattattcaaatttcacaaacacgATGCGAACATAGTTGTTGTGCAGCTGAGAGTCGATTGGATAACGAGAAAATAAGCAGGTTGAGTGCTGATTAGAGACGATTGTGCCGCGTTGTATGGAACATCACCCGATCGGCGGCTGCCGCGAAGAAGCGAGTGGCATGATCGTGACGTcacgcgggcgggcgggcgggtcaACAAACTAAATATCCACTCTTCACTCTTTCAATAATATGACTAACACTTTTTATTCTCTGCCGAATTCGAgacgaaaaaattatcaaactgACTtgcattgattttcaattcaaaaagaCACGCCGAAGCTTTCCACGCTTCTTTTCAGACCGATTTAGCTTCACAGCCTCATGAATACGGAAGGATTTCGATTGCGGGCAGAGGTTCGGGTTGAAATTCGATGGACTACGAATTTCAGAGCTGTTTACCTACtgcgtttaattttaaggctaGTTTATAACGTCTTGAAATGCTACAAAATCACAAGAAATTTCGAaatgtatcaatttttatttattaatatagaAAAAAGGCACGTGAATTTTTCGTTTGTTAAAAAACAGCCTTGGAATTTTCACAGAATAATCGAAATCCTCGCACTGAAATATGGAAACCGATCTTTGGCGGCACGTGGAAAGTTTCGGGCACCGACCAACCGAACGGAAACGACAATCAAAAATCACAGGAGCGTGGAAAAAGAGAGAGTCAGACGGAGGAGCCGCCGATGTCGATTTGGTAGCGCGCGGTGAGGTAGGCGGCGGCCTCGGTCATGTGCTCGAGGCAGCTGAACAGGCCGCTCAGGTGGTGTTTGAACTTGTCCGACACGGCCTGCGTGTAGTCGTCCGACTCGCTGCCGATGTCGTTCTCGATGCCCGTCTCAGAGTCCGTGTCGCTGGTGGTCGAGACGGCCGAGGACGTGGACGCCACCGAGACGGTCGACGGCCGCCGGATGTGCCCCTTGACCACGTGCGGCTGCGTCTGCTGCTCGACCGCGTCCGAGGCGGCCTCCGCGGGCGCGGCCGGCTGGCCCCACAGCAGCTCGTTCTTCACGCCGTTGATCATGCTGTAGACGCTGTAGAGGTCCGTGTTGTTCAGCTCCTtggccagccgccgccggctCTTGTTCAGCTCCTTGCCGCTCGTCTCGTCCGAGATTTTCAGGTCCATCAGCCGACTCGGCACCAGAATCGTCTCGTCCATCACATTCACAGCCTTCACGAACTTGTCCATGGCGCGCAGGATGCTCTGTGCAGAAAACTCGGTCTCCTCGTGGCACGTGAAGCGACGCAGGCAGTTTCTGTCggacagaaaataaaaacgggaAATTAATATGAGAGAGACGAAAAAAGGGCGGATGGGGCATTTAAAGACGTCTAGACAGCCGCCATTACGGGATTTAACGATGCGCCGTTTAGGAAAAGTGTTTAAGATGGCCATAGTCCTTTAAATTAGTCCTGAGAACTActattttagaacaaaattgaCTCAATAGatgagtaaaataatatttcaagatGGCGGTTAAAATAATCCTCTGTGcgaaattaagagaaaaaactGATGGCTCAAGTTTCAAATTGGCTTAATTGTTCCAAAAAATAACGAAACCAAGAGTGCAAAAATGGCGGACAAGGTCCTTTAAAGACGTCCAGAAAGCCGCCATTACGGAATTTGACGTTACCGTTTAGTAAAAATGTCCTTTGgagcttgaaaatttaaaaaattagccttTAGAACCacaattttagaacaaaattgaCGCCAGAtgagtaaaacaaaatttcaagatggcggttgaaattttcctttaaaggAATTTGAGCTTTCCTCGATAttacaggaaaaaatatgccaaaactttaaaattggtGACTTTAAGATATACATTGACGACCATtggttataaaaaattaacaaaatccAGAGTGCAATAAGGAAAAATGGCGGAAAATGTCCTTTAAAGACGGCCGGAAAGCCGCCATTAAGTAATTTATCGAATTCattcgaaaataaatgtttaatggCCTCTGTTAAAAGTTTTTAGGCGCTTAAAAATTGGGGGACAAATAGACACGATGGAAAATCCTTTAAATTAGTCCAGATGGCCGCCATTAAGAAAAAAGAGACCATCGTTTCGACAGTTTAAACCAAAATGTGAGAAAAATGCGtggaaaaattctcaaaatggCCCCTTTCCACGATTTTGActtcttcaattattaaaaatcgacaTATTTGACCAAAGATAATAcctaaatattcaaaatggaGGACCCAGTCCACTTAACACCAGTTTACCCCTTGCAagttttccattattttaaaaatcctgattTGATAAACCTGTCGCGGAcagtggaaattaaaaatttgtgattgCACCGGTgcctaaaattcattaaatgacaaaatttaaaatggcggGTACCGCAGtcctttaaaaaaagcttCAATTTCATTTGGCGGCAAATTCCCCATATTCCCAATCcctattaaaaatccaaaatagcGATTACCATCCCCCtttgaaccaatttaatttttcatataaataaatgccaaGATAAATTCAAGATGGTGGCGTTAGTTACCCTTTAAAGACCCTCCAaggatgcaaaaaaaattaaatccggCAATTTCGGCGAATTACTTAAATTGAATCCGTGCATAAGATGTTCAATTATTTCgaaaccttttttaaactgCAATCTGCAATCAGGGCGGCTAAAAACCGCGACGACTTACCGCGCACGCGGCAGGTTGGCTGGGAAGCAATTAGCTTTCGACTTCCTAGATGAGAGAGCGGCTCACAGCAATAACAATTTGATTCCTTTTGCAATTCCGCGCGGCACGACTCGAGTGTGCAGCGTATAAAATATATACGGAAAGAAAACGCGTTCGGTCAGCCttgtgagcgagcgagcgagcgagtgaatGCGTGAGTGGTCCAGACTGCTTTCCTCTTTTATGCGCGTCCTCCTAGCTCCTACTTGGCAACaatcaacaaaacaaaacgcgCGCGACTTTTGAGCCGGTTATCTGCTACCATTGACAGCCGACCAGCCGAGTGCCGCGTGCGTCGATTGTTGCGAAAGGTCCAGTTGAGATTACTGTTGCCACGACACGCGTTAAACGAGTGGACAAGCTATTTCGAGCCGAAATATCAGAATTATCAGTCGGCGGCTGATTAGGCTCGAGTGCGAGCTAACGTTGTAACtactaaaaattgcatttctaCAATTTCTTACGTGCATATATAACACTTTAAAGACAGCATTTTTTCCGGTAAGGGcggtaaacaaataaaacggaTTAACCCCACACGTGGCCAAGGAAACCGGAAAAAATGggatttaattagaaatagaAGCGGAAAAAGTGTATCAACCctgaagaaataattaaagagacggaaaatttaaaaaaatatatttttcaggcgtatttttaacattttaaaaacagcaattatgtcattaatttaaatttaagcgtttttaaatttcaaaatgactaaaaacaattttaaaaaccaaaaataaatatattagagACTTAAATCGCccgaaaataacatttaatcGAGAAAATTAGTAATTTCCACGTCTACCAACCAaacgaaaaattccaaaaaattctGCGCATGCGCACAAAGGTCAAAAACCCCTTTTCACCGCGCACCTCGATTTGGCCACAATCACCGACAATCAACGCATTTGGCCAGGGCCGCATGTAAGtcggaaataataaaacgagaGTTGCCAAAACATTCCagacataattattattattgctgcttCCCGTTTGGCTCGTCTCTTTACGCAAATAATTAATCGCGCTCATTACGGTCGCGTTCGACCTTGGCAGCCGTTGAGCAACAGGTGAAATTTCccattataattatattaatgcGAAGACGGGTAGTTGTTCAATACGAGAAAGCACGAGAACGAGACGTGTCAATGCTGCAAGGCCGACCGAAATGAATGAAAGACCCAGCTAACGCTTACACGAGTCACTGTCGAAACCAAAGAGACAAAATCCAGAGTCATCCATCGCCCAAGGCTAATTAATAAgtgtaatttgtatttttgcttcattttagGACCgtggaaatgatttaaaagtgaaaaatgtaatttctgcgctcatttaaaaaattatttgaaattttctaaggACGttcaagtgattttttaatttttcaaattacaccaattaattcagagcattaaataatttaaatttaaataaattattgtattttttcgaggtttgaaagcttaaaaataaataaaattgcactttgtgttggatttaaaattaaaaaaaatagctagAATTTTTTGGTACGGTtttatgcttaaaaaattgtaaaatttgaaatttcctttcagagagtgaatgaaaaattaataaaaatgcaatttattaaattaaaatttaaaataaaaattttctagaatttttggGCTAGGTTTTAGGCTTAAAATGCCATGAAATCAGAAATTTCCTTTCAGaaagtgaatgaaaaattaataaaattgcaatttcataaattaaaaatcaaaatcaattttttttaacttttttcgcTCGGTTTTaggcttaaaaaattataaaatccgAACTTCCCAATCACTCAGGggaatggaaaattaataaaaatgcaatttatttaattaaaatataaaaaatatgaactaaacaaatttcatgaattttgtgGCTGGGTTTTTGgctcaaaaaaattgtaaaatcaaaacttCCCATTCATTCAGGGGAATTTTCCATTCAGaaagtgcatttattttattattggcaCAGCTGTGACGAGAGTTGGACGCGTCAGCTGCGGGTGAGACTGAATCGAGCGAGCGCAGACGAAAACAAACAACGCGTCAATAAGAAATCACAGAAATATATCTGTGATTTCTTCGTGGCCGCGCGATTGAAGATTGAACGGTGCGTAATTCCGCGAAAATTTCTCCTGGCCAGATTGATCAATCGCAGCGGCATGTGTgttagtgtgtgtgtgagtgtgtgccgTGCGTGCCagaggaaaaagcagcaaagtTGCCTAACAAAGCGAGCACACAGCTATGGCAAAGCCGAGCGCCCTTGCGAGTATTTAATTTGGCATTAACCCAGTTAAAAGAAACGAACGTACTCAATGGGACGCGCACGAGGAAATAATCACTTTCGGCTCCTCACCGAATTTCCCAAAGTTAATATACgcagaaatttataattactttcattcattaaaattaatttaaatcaaaaaatttttaaatcctttctaaattaaatttttatcgatcCTAAccttctaaaaaattataaaatcatagATATAGATACCCTGAGCCGGAAAGCCTTCAAGTGCCGACCTTCCCGCGGGTGCCCTGCTTGGCCCTGATGAAATAAATCCCATAGATCCAATCCCCAAACGACCTTTCCCTAATATTTCTCTCAACAAAAGTCAAGAGTCAAGAGGGTGGACGCCCCGGCCCCGGCCCCGGCGCCCGCCACCCGCGACCCTCATCCCCCGGCCGGCACACCCCAGTACCTGTTCGTCTCCATTTTCGGGGAGCGGCGAGCGTGGACGTGTCTTTATAGCACCTGTGCTGTCAACAACTGCAGTAAAGTTGCATAGCCTGACCCACTTTCacactgctgctgcggctgcggctgcgACGGGTGCGTGCGTCCGTCTGAATCAGCGGCCCGACGACAATTTGATAATCGCCTGCTGTGGCATGCCTTCCAATCTCCTGACCGTCTGGCTACCCCAGGTCGCACCTGCGGGGCTCGCGATCTCGTCTCGTTAACTCGCCTGCGACTTTACTTGCCGACTTGCACCGACGCCATCTTAACACTTGGAAATACGCCGAGAGGTCTGTTCAAGATGGCGGCCGGTCGGGGCCTGTGGCACCGCCGGCGAGACTGATCCCGAGCCCCACTCATCACACCACAATTCACGACTGTGATTGGCTTATTTTGCGACGCGCCAAAATCGCATTGGTGCGAATGAGACCAGGCAAAAAGTGGTGTGAGCCACCGCTTCCCACGGATCCCTTCTCCCATTCCTTTCATCGTGCGGTCGGCACACTATTTTTCCAATCAGGATGGCTGAATGGACCTGATGCAATTgttttggcatttttcttcACTCTCTCTCTGTCCTCTTCGACCTTCTTCCCGGACGGACGCCCGTCTCTTTAAAAGGGGAGGggctctttaaaatattaaagctcCCGAAGGATTATGCAACGGAGCAGAAATTCATTGTTCGAACTAAGCTCTTGtttgaagaattttgttttatcaatTTCATGCGTCTActgtttgttatttaaaatgatatcgCAGGAGCTGAGTAAGTCAAAAGTCCTGTACAAACAAGCCGTCAGCAAAGAAATAAAGGTTCGGCGTGCACTCCTCTAATTACACTCCGCCCGGCAGCTGTGCGGCACTGCGGATTTCCCGCTACCCGTTATGTACATGTTGTTGATTGTTGATCGACTCATCAGCAACCAATTTTCGCCGTTTCACTTTCCCGTGTGACGCAAGACGCGACAATTTCCGCTCACGTCGAGTCAGTGGCCGTAGATCCGGAGGATTTGGACAGTTCAACCTTAGAATAGAGTGCGTGGATTCCTTAAATTCGATTTCTCAGACGTAAACATTCCTGACCTAGTGCAGCaagaatacaaaaatacaaaagtcGGCCGCGTGCATTTatgattataatatttttaacaacatCACGTTTCGGTGTGCGGcgcgagaaaaaattaattcactgtGTTTTAGCGCGCGCTGAACCCCACGTGATTTGTATGCACGCAGCGtgacaaatgaaaaattaatgcaagcCAGCTGCACGATTTTGCGCCGTCTCACGGTGACATTGCGCAGATCGAGTCCTTTGGTGCTGTCGTCAGGTACTATCGGCCCTTGATAACACGAATAAATGACATAATTAGCCACTTGACATTCATTCGCCCTCTCCGCGGGCAAATATTTGCCTCCGCCTTTGTTGCTGCACGccgaaatgaaacaaaaattatttctagatGCTCATTTTTATCTGCATAGCAGGTGGACCACGTAGGAGTGTTGCGAGCATGGCCTTCAACTACCCGGTTGCCAAGAGGGACGAGAGCGTCGTGGACGATTACCACGGCACCAAGATCACCGACCCCTACCGTTGGCTCGAGAATCCCGACTCGCCCGAGTGCAAGGAGTTTGTGGAGCAGCAGAACGCCATCACCAAGCCGTACCTTGAAACCTTCGAATCCAGGGATAAAATCAAGAGCCGTCTCACGCAGCTCTGGAACTTTCCAAAATACTTGTGTTCCTCGCGCCATGGCGACCGCTATTACTTCTTTAAAAACTCCGGCCTCCAGAATCAGAGGTAATTTGGCTGGAGACCAATGGAGCAGAAGTTGTGCTTcgtgttttgtattttatgcGCACCAAAATGGCGGCCGTAAGGGTCTGgccagtcatttttttatcgtttgaaacaaaacatttttaaaaacaagctTCCAGTATTTCTtgggtttaaaaattgtttaaatttaccgCAAAAATCAGAATGGCAGTAAATTTGGCCTGATTTTTGTGtcatgcagttttttaaaatggcgTCCCTTAGTGACAAATTGACCTTTCAGTCGCTTTAAACGGCCaggtttttattcattaaaagaaatttacatctgttttgagtaaaataatttcatttctcacGCGCAcaccaattaaaaatggcgtctGCTAGGATCTGACCAGTTAgacccaaaattttctctccaGTCTCGTCCAGTGGCCATTTATCGGATATTTCTGtatcatcaattttaattctgaattattttcagcGTGCTGTACGTGCAGGACGATTTACACGGCAACGCCGACGTGTTTTTCGACCCGAACGAGCTGTCCGAGGATGGCACGGTGGCGCTGACGAAAACCGAGTTCTCAGAGGATGGCAAAACCATGTGCTACAGCCTCAGCAAAAGCGGCTCAGACTGGATCTCCATCCACTTTAGAGATACCGAAACAggcaataaacaaaatactGAATTGTGaatgtaattatatttatttatctttttaaattcagggCGTGATTATCCGGAGGTGCTGGAAAAGGTCAAGTTTTCCCCAATGACGTGGTCACATGACAACAAAGGAATTTTCTATGCCGTAatgtgttttatatttaaaaaatcagtcctTCTCACGTTGATTTTGTTACATCAGATGTATCCGGAACAGCAGGGAAAAGCAGACGGCTCCGAGACGGATTCGAACGAGCACCAAAAGCTGTATTACCACAGGCTGAACACCCCGCAGTCGGAGGACGTTTTGGTCGTCGAGTTCCCTGACCAGCCGCGTTTCAGAATGTACGATTAACCGTTTTATTGGTTtacgttatttatttattttaattcaatcagaGGTGCCGATGTGAGCCACTGCGGCAACTACCTGATCGTCTTGCCGCAGAA
It encodes:
- the LOC135935300 gene encoding mid1-interacting protein 1-B isoform X2, whose product is MDKFVKAVNVMDETILVPSRLMDLKISDETSGKELNKSRRRLAKELNNTDLYSVYSMINGVKNELLWGQPAAPAEAASDAVEQQTQPHVVKGHIRRPSTVSVASTSSAVSTTSDTDSETGIENDIGSESDDYTQAVSDKFKHHLSGLFSCLEHMTEAAAYLTARYQIDIGGSSV
- the LOC135935300 gene encoding mid1-interacting protein 1-B isoform X1 — protein: METNRNCLRRFTCHEETEFSAQSILRAMDKFVKAVNVMDETILVPSRLMDLKISDETSGKELNKSRRRLAKELNNTDLYSVYSMINGVKNELLWGQPAAPAEAASDAVEQQTQPHVVKGHIRRPSTVSVASTSSAVSTTSDTDSETGIENDIGSESDDYTQAVSDKFKHHLSGLFSCLEHMTEAAAYLTARYQIDIGGSSV